From the Mycobacterium sp. DL592 genome, the window CTGGTGGACAACATGTCCCGGGACGCCGAGTAGTACTCGATGCTCAGCGCACGGCCACCGCGGACCGCGGCCCGGACCGCCGCGGCGGCGTCGCTCTCGATCGGTGCCTGCTCCTCGACGGCGGCCGCCGCGTGGGTCTGGTCGTGAGCGATGGTGCCGGCCGCCGACTCGATCTTGGCGATCGCGCTGCGGGCCGCCTCGGGGTCGACGACACCGGGGATGTCGACGAGCGCCCGCAGTGCGACGAGAAGCCCGGTGGCTTCCGGCGAGGTGAGCCGCAGCGGGGCGTCCACACCCGCGGTGAACGTGACATTGATGGTGTCACCGGAGAATTCGAAATCGATGAGGTCGCCGGGACCGTAGCCCGGCAGGCCGCACATCCACAACTGGTCGAGGTCCTGCTGGAGTTGCTTGCGGGTCACGCCGAGGTCTGCGGCGGCCTCGTCATAGGTGATCTGCGGGTTGGCCTTGAGGTAGGGAACCATGTTGAGCAGCCGGACCAGCCGGGTCGAGACGGGCGTCATCGGCGGCCCGCCTGTGCGGTCAGCCGGGCCACGACATCCTCACGCAACGCGGCCGGCTCGAGAACCAGCGCGTCCGCGCCGTACCCGGCGATCTCGCGGGCCAGCCGGTCGCGGGTGCCCAGGTCGAGGTCGATGACCTCACCGGCGCGGCCACCGATCGTCCGCGGGCCGATCGACGTGCCGGCGCGGCGCAGGGCCGTGGCCCGCCCGTCGGCCACCCATAACGTGGCACGCACGCCGGTGGGTGCCTCGCCGATCGCCTTCTCGACGATGGCCCGCAGGTCCACGCCGGGCGGCCGGGTCACCGAGCCG encodes:
- a CDS encoding YafY family protein, producing MTPVSTRLVRLLNMVPYLKANPQITYDEAAADLGVTRKQLQQDLDQLWMCGLPGYGPGDLIDFEFSGDTINVTFTAGVDAPLRLTSPEATGLLVALRALVDIPGVVDPEAARSAIAKIESAAGTIAHDQTHAAAAVEEQAPIESDAAAAVRAAVRGGRALSIEYYSASRDMLSTRIVDPIRVVLVADHSYLEAWSREAEGVRLFRFDRIVNASVLDEPAAPPEPAVQSPPDTSLFDADPALPAARLLVAPTASWMLEYYPMRVGKQLPDGSCEAAMTYASDEWMTRLLLGFGPDVRVLGPESLVNRVAQAANAALAAYAELAG